The DNA segment TCAAGAGGTCAAGTTTCTTTCTAATATCCTGGAATTCGGGCTTGACATTAGCATATTGCTTTTTGATAATGGTCAATCGGCAAACCATTTCGCCAAGCGCAGCGCCTATGGCTCCGCCCAAAGCGGCAACCGACCCGCCGCCCGGAGTGGGTTCTTTCGATTGTACTTGCTCGATAAATTCCTTCATCAAAGATTTAGCCGCCAACGCTGGAGATTTCATTTTTGATTCCAGTATCTGGTCGACACTGAAATTCTCGAATCCAAGATAATAATCCGCCACCTGAACAATACCCTCAAGCGGCGTTAGTCCGACAATCTCGGAGCCAACAGCCGATACGCCATACCTTTTAGCCTCCGCTTTAATGGCTTCATAAACTCTATAAATAGGCGTGCCGTGATAATCGACAAGATTCATAGAAATCTGCACCTGACGGCGTTCGGCGATGTTGAATCCCATGGCTTTAACATAGCGAAATCCGCCGGTTTGGAAACGTATGGCATTAGCGATTTTTTTGGCGATATCAATGTTTTCAGTATTGAGATAAACATTAAAGGCGATAAGGAACTGCCGCGCTCCGATAGCCATAGCACCGGCTTTGGGATGGGTTTTTGATGGTCCGAAATCAGGTTTGCGAACCGGGTTTGTTGCTATTTCATCGCGGATAGCTTCATATTCGCCCTTACGGACTACAGCCAGATTTTGACGATCGGGGCGAGTTGCCGCCTCTTCATAAAGATATACCGGTATCTGAAGTTCATTGCCGACACGTTCGCCCAATCGTTTGGCTATGGCGACACAGGTTTTCATAGTTACGCCGGATACGGGTATAAACGGACAGACATCCGTGGCGCCCATACGGGGGTGTTCGCCTTCGTGCTTTTCCAAATCAATCAGCTCTGAGGCTTTTTTAATAGCCTGAAAAGCCGCTTCCTCGACAACCTCCGGTTCGCCGACGAATGTAACTACCGCTCGATTATGGTCTTTATCCATTTCGGAATCGAGCATAGTAACACCCTTTACCGCTTCAATAGTCCTGATTATTTCGCCAATCACTTCGGGACGGCGTCCCTCGGAGAAATTTGGCAC comes from the Candidatus Zixiibacteriota bacterium genome and includes:
- the ftcD gene encoding glutamate formimidoyltransferase, coding for MARIVECVPNFSEGRRPEVIGEIIRTIEAVKGVTMLDSEMDKDHNRAVVTFVGEPEVVEEAAFQAIKKASELIDLEKHEGEHPRMGATDVCPFIPVSGVTMKTCVAIAKRLGERVGNELQIPVYLYEEAATRPDRQNLAVVRKGEYEAIRDEIATNPVRKPDFGPSKTHPKAGAMAIGARQFLIAFNVYLNTENIDIAKKIANAIRFQTGGFRYVKAMGFNIAERRQVQISMNLVDYHGTPIYRVYEAIKAEAKRYGVSAVGSEIVGLTPLEGIVQVADYYLGFENFSVDQILESKMKSPALAAKSLMKEFIEQVQSKEPTPGGGSVAALGGAIGAALGEMVCRLTIIKKQYANVKPEFQDIRKKLDLLRNELTFLIEKDAQSFDEVMLAMKKPKTTDREKKIRTAAIEEATKRAASVPVEVMEKTVAVMEFLPSVAEKGSINSVSDAGVANLMAKAALEGASLNVRINLGGISDKAFADDLKDKNDKLLARGSELYEKTKAIVDGKI